In one Poecilia reticulata strain Guanapo linkage group LG8, Guppy_female_1.0+MT, whole genome shotgun sequence genomic region, the following are encoded:
- the LOC103468743 gene encoding retinol dehydrogenase 8 isoform X2: MGSRRVLVTGCSSGIGLAVAVRLAKDETKRFKVVATMRDLEKRGPLEKAAGDLLNKTLVIQRLDACCEESIKECINSIPNRQVDVLVNNAGIGMIGPLECQSITSVKELFEVNFFGLVRLVKEVLPDMKQRQSGHIVVMSSVMGIQGLLFNDVYSASKFAVEGFCESLAVQAMKFBIKTTLVEPGPVMTEFERKVYEDAENTDLSETDEETXRIFRDIYLPYSRKVFATLGQTPEDVAEQTHEVITAKEPPLRHQTNRLYMPMTALKHADPTGRLPLEAFDKMIFKHDAVFNATLGILRMMNRRKGNK; the protein is encoded by the exons ATGGGGAGCAGGAGAGTTCTGGTTACTGGTTGCTCCTCTGGTATTGGCTTGGCTGTGGCAGTACGCTTGGCCAAGGATGAGACCAAACGGTTTAAAG TAGTTGCCACAATGAGGGATCTTGAGAAACGTGGCCCTTTGGAAAAAGCAGCAggtgatttattaaataaaaccctGGTGATCCAAAGGTTGGATGCCTGCTGTGAAGAATCCATCAAAGAGTGCATCAACAGCATCCCCAACCGACAAGTGGATGTCCTCG TGAACAATGCGGGCATTGGCATGATTGGACCACTGGAGTGCCAAAGTATTACCTCAGTGAAAGAGCTCTTTGAAGTCAACTTCTTTGGCCTGGTGCGATTGGTGAAAGAGGTGCTGCCAGACATGAAGCAAAGACARAGTGGCCACATCGTGGTGATGAGCAGTGTCATGGGAATACAAG GACTTCTGTTCAACGACGTCTACTCTGCGTCCAAGTTTGCTGTGGAAGGATTTTGTGAAAGTCTGGCAGTGCAAGCAATGAAATTCRACATCAA GACTACACTGGTGGAACCTGGTCCTGTGATGACAGAGTTTGAAAGAAAAGTGTATGAGGACGCAGAGAACACGGATCTGTCTGAGACAGATGAGGAGACGGYCAGGATCTTCCGTGACATTTATCTTCCATACTCTAGAAAGGTCTTCGCAACTTTAGGCCAGACACCAGAGGATGTGGCTGAG CAAACACATGAAGTGATTACAGCCAAGGAGCCTCCTCTACGGCACCAGACCAACCGACTGTACATGCCCATGACTGCACTAAAGCATGCAGATCCCACTGGCAGACTACCTCTGGAAGCTTTCGATAAAATGATCTTTAAACATGACGCTGTTTTTAATGCCACATTGGGGATTCTGCGCATGATGAATCGGAGGAAGGGGAACAAATAA
- the LOC103468743 gene encoding retinol dehydrogenase 8 isoform X1 has protein sequence MQLFRYIRYYIGIVIDTLKMYYANMAVADRLTLSTGKTPLDLSKCGLSHLETQEXHNSVEKIFELFFKNYXYYSPLVSLEVDTMGSRRVLVTGCSSGIGLAVAVRLAKDETKRFKVVATMRDLEKRGPLEKAAGDLLNKTLVIQRLDACCEESIKECINSIPNRQVDVLVNNAGIGMIGPLECQSITSVKELFEVNFFGLVRLVKEVLPDMKQRQSGHIVVMSSVMGIQGLLFNDVYSASKFAVEGFCESLAVQAMKFBIKTTLVEPGPVMTEFERKVYEDAENTDLSETDEETXRIFRDIYLPYSRKVFATLGQTPEDVAEQTHEVITAKEPPLRHQTNRLYMPMTALKHADPTGRLPLEAFDKMIFKHDAVFNATLGILRMMNRRKGNK, from the exons ATGCAACTATTTAGATATATTAGATATTATATAGGAATAGTGATTGATACACTTAAAATGTACTATgcaaacatggcagtggcagaCCGACTCACTTTGAGCACAGGGAAAACACCATTAGATTTAAGTAAATGTGGCTTATCACACCTTGAAACACAAGAAASCCATAATAGTGTAGAAAAgatatttgagcttttttttaaaaattattRTTATTATAGTCCACTAGTAAGTCTTGAGGTCGACACCATGGGGAGCAGGAGAGTTCTGGTTACTGGTTGCTCCTCTGGTATTGGCTTGGCTGTGGCAGTACGCTTGGCCAAGGATGAGACCAAACGGTTTAAAG TAGTTGCCACAATGAGGGATCTTGAGAAACGTGGCCCTTTGGAAAAAGCAGCAggtgatttattaaataaaaccctGGTGATCCAAAGGTTGGATGCCTGCTGTGAAGAATCCATCAAAGAGTGCATCAACAGCATCCCCAACCGACAAGTGGATGTCCTCG TGAACAATGCGGGCATTGGCATGATTGGACCACTGGAGTGCCAAAGTATTACCTCAGTGAAAGAGCTCTTTGAAGTCAACTTCTTTGGCCTGGTGCGATTGGTGAAAGAGGTGCTGCCAGACATGAAGCAAAGACARAGTGGCCACATCGTGGTGATGAGCAGTGTCATGGGAATACAAG GACTTCTGTTCAACGACGTCTACTCTGCGTCCAAGTTTGCTGTGGAAGGATTTTGTGAAAGTCTGGCAGTGCAAGCAATGAAATTCRACATCAA GACTACACTGGTGGAACCTGGTCCTGTGATGACAGAGTTTGAAAGAAAAGTGTATGAGGACGCAGAGAACACGGATCTGTCTGAGACAGATGAGGAGACGGYCAGGATCTTCCGTGACATTTATCTTCCATACTCTAGAAAGGTCTTCGCAACTTTAGGCCAGACACCAGAGGATGTGGCTGAG CAAACACATGAAGTGATTACAGCCAAGGAGCCTCCTCTACGGCACCAGACCAACCGACTGTACATGCCCATGACTGCACTAAAGCATGCAGATCCCACTGGCAGACTACCTCTGGAAGCTTTCGATAAAATGATCTTTAAACATGACGCTGTTTTTAATGCCACATTGGGGATTCTGCGCATGATGAATCGGAGGAAGGGGAACAAATAA